A window of the Motilibacter rhizosphaerae genome harbors these coding sequences:
- a CDS encoding trimeric intracellular cation channel family protein: protein MSGTALTELFRGIDLTGVLANAVLGGVMAREERFDPIGFAALASLSGLGGGIIRDTLLQHGTPVALTDYAYVLTALCGAAVAYVVRVRGRLWDIGFPVLDALALGCWAATGASKTLGAGLGWLPAVLLGTITAVGGGALRDVVLRRVPTIFGDNTLYATPAVLTAAVMTWFFYGGHPSLGLVVATLLGAGLTLLARWQRWSLPHAKDPRAK from the coding sequence GTGTCGGGCACCGCGCTCACCGAGCTGTTCCGCGGGATCGACCTCACCGGCGTGCTCGCGAACGCCGTGCTCGGCGGCGTCATGGCGCGCGAGGAGCGGTTCGACCCCATCGGGTTCGCCGCGCTCGCCAGCCTGTCCGGGCTCGGCGGCGGGATCATCCGCGACACCCTCCTGCAGCACGGCACGCCGGTCGCGCTGACGGACTACGCCTACGTCCTCACGGCGCTGTGCGGCGCGGCGGTCGCGTACGTCGTGCGCGTGCGGGGTCGGCTCTGGGACATCGGCTTCCCCGTGCTCGACGCACTCGCCCTCGGCTGCTGGGCCGCGACCGGCGCCTCGAAGACACTGGGCGCCGGTCTCGGCTGGCTCCCCGCGGTGCTCCTCGGCACGATCACCGCGGTCGGGGGTGGGGCGCTGCGCGACGTCGTGCTGCGCCGCGTCCCGACGATCTTCGGCGACAACACGCTGTACGCGACGCCGGCCGTGCTCACCGCGGCGGTGATGACGTGGTTCTTCTACGGCGGCCACCCGTCGCTGGGCCTCGTCGTCGCGACGCTGCTCGGGGCGGGGCTGACGCTGCTGGCCCGGTGGCAGAGGTGGAGCCTGCCGCACGCGAAGGACCCGCGCGCGAAGTGA
- a CDS encoding ABC transporter permease: protein MRSLTLRTEFVRQAGRRRTQLTLGLLGLLPVLLMAALELGGRPSDSAADQFAQLARLATSSGTDFAFFALFVASGFLLVVAVALFCGDTVASEASWGSLRYLLAAPVPRARLLGVKLVAALVWSVATAALLLTVALVVGTARYGWHPLSLPAGGQLPAGVGLVRLLGVVAYVLVSLLSIGALAFLLSVCTDAPLGAVGGAVLITILSNILDQISALGDLRAGLPTHYSVAFLGLLSETAQTGSMVRGAFVSIAYAAVLLALAWWRFLRKDVTS, encoded by the coding sequence GTGAGGTCGCTCACGCTGCGCACCGAGTTCGTCCGGCAGGCCGGGCGGCGGCGCACCCAGCTCACCCTCGGCCTGCTCGGGCTGCTGCCGGTCCTGCTCATGGCCGCGCTCGAGCTCGGCGGCCGACCGAGCGACAGCGCGGCGGACCAGTTCGCCCAGCTCGCCCGGCTCGCGACGTCGTCCGGGACGGACTTCGCCTTCTTCGCCCTGTTCGTCGCCTCGGGGTTCCTGCTCGTCGTGGCGGTGGCGCTGTTCTGCGGCGACACGGTGGCGAGCGAGGCGAGCTGGGGCTCGCTGCGCTACCTGCTCGCCGCGCCCGTCCCGCGCGCCCGCCTGCTCGGCGTCAAGCTCGTCGCCGCGCTCGTCTGGTCGGTCGCGACCGCCGCCCTGCTGCTCACCGTCGCGCTCGTCGTCGGCACCGCCCGCTACGGCTGGCACCCGCTCTCGCTGCCCGCGGGCGGTCAGCTGCCCGCCGGCGTGGGGCTGGTCCGGCTGCTCGGCGTCGTCGCGTACGTCCTGGTGAGCCTGCTCAGCATCGGCGCGCTCGCCTTCCTGCTCTCGGTCTGCACCGACGCCCCGCTCGGCGCGGTCGGCGGCGCCGTGCTCATCACGATCCTGTCGAACATCCTCGACCAGATCAGCGCGCTCGGGGACCTGCGCGCGGGCCTGCCGACGCACTACTCGGTCGCGTTCCTCGGGCTGCTGTCGGAGACCGCGCAGACCGGCAGCATGGTGCGCGGGGCGTTCGTCAGCATCGCGTACGCCGCGGTCCTCCTCGCCCTCGCCTGGTGGCGCTTCCTCCGCAAGGACGTCACGAGCTGA
- a CDS encoding alpha/beta fold hydrolase: MGLLRGRRRWLAAALVLVVVVAAVLVLVGHRGPGYRTQDATVRVLTGPDGRTPVDLDTRLYLPDGASAASPVPAVLLAHGFGGTKLSESGDARHLVRRGYAVLTWTAEGFGRSGGQIHLDSIDWEAKDVSRLIDRLAARPDIAKRGGDPVVAVVGGSYGGAVSLLAAGTDHRIDAIVPSITWNDLGRALLPNHADGAAPGVFKSQWAGLLFGAGSGDLTSGLTTGSTPTPSPVLPSGTPAGSPGCGRFAADVCAAYQELAVTGRATAATDAILARSSPRTVTSRITAPTLVIQGEGDSLFPLDEGAANAREIAATGTPVQVFWFTGGHDAGDGTRDDQERVTSLTDRWLDHYLRGEGPTPSTGFTFSRVSGIDETAASGNASTAYAVAGDPGTDGTGRVDVALPTRSAQIASPPRGTPSAITSLPLAGGLGAFTGSFTLAVPGQHADVESAPLARSVTAVGAPTVRVRVASPTGDAVLYLALYDVDPSKVNGRAVLPQGLVAPVRLTGLPRSLADARPVQVRLPAVAYRFAAGHRLRLTIATSDQAHLGPTDPRTYTVAVDGPVALPTVDAHALPAGGRGWRIALLVLVAALALAVALAVLLARRRQRLAARPVDEAASDVPLVVRGLRKEYADGFVAAARVDFAVPRERVVGLLGPNGAGKTTTLRMLMGLTRPTRGEVLVFGQRLVPGAPVLERVGALVEGPGFLPHLSGRRNLELYWRSTGRPAAEARMEEALAIAGLGAAVERRTGKYSHGMRQRLAIAQAMLGLPELLVLDEPTDGLDPPQIAAMRQVLRDYAREGRAVLVSSHLLAEVEQMCTDVVVMNRGEVVASGTVEELVGDSPTVLLDVDDGARAGQVLDGLGLVWSDEEDELVVETAGRPVALVVAALVEAGVGVRRVQPRRRLEDAFLALVGGDTRGSGDR, translated from the coding sequence ATGGGGCTGCTGCGCGGGCGACGACGGTGGCTCGCCGCTGCCCTGGTGCTGGTCGTCGTGGTCGCGGCCGTCCTCGTGCTCGTCGGGCACCGCGGCCCGGGCTACCGCACCCAGGACGCGACCGTCCGCGTGCTGACCGGCCCGGACGGGCGCACGCCGGTCGACCTCGACACTCGGCTCTACCTGCCGGACGGCGCTTCGGCCGCCTCCCCCGTCCCGGCGGTGCTGCTCGCGCACGGCTTCGGCGGCACGAAGCTCAGCGAGTCCGGCGACGCCCGGCACCTCGTGCGGCGGGGCTACGCCGTGCTGACCTGGACCGCCGAGGGCTTCGGCCGGTCCGGCGGCCAGATCCACCTCGACAGCATCGACTGGGAGGCGAAGGACGTCTCCCGGCTCATCGACCGGCTGGCGGCGCGCCCGGACATCGCGAAGCGCGGCGGCGACCCCGTCGTCGCGGTCGTCGGCGGGTCCTACGGCGGTGCCGTCTCCCTGCTCGCGGCCGGGACCGACCACCGGATCGACGCGATCGTCCCGTCGATCACGTGGAACGACCTCGGCCGCGCGCTCCTGCCGAACCACGCGGACGGCGCGGCGCCGGGCGTCTTCAAGTCGCAGTGGGCGGGGCTGCTGTTCGGCGCCGGGTCGGGCGACCTGACCTCGGGGCTGACCACGGGCTCGACCCCGACGCCCAGCCCGGTCCTCCCCAGCGGCACGCCGGCCGGGAGCCCGGGGTGCGGCCGCTTCGCCGCCGACGTCTGCGCGGCGTACCAGGAGCTCGCCGTCACTGGCCGGGCCACCGCGGCGACCGACGCGATCCTCGCGCGGAGCAGCCCGCGCACGGTCACCTCCCGCATCACCGCCCCGACGCTCGTCATCCAGGGCGAGGGCGACAGCCTCTTCCCGCTGGACGAGGGTGCGGCCAACGCGCGGGAGATCGCCGCGACCGGTACGCCGGTGCAGGTCTTCTGGTTCACGGGCGGCCACGACGCCGGCGACGGGACCCGCGACGACCAGGAGCGCGTGACCAGCCTCACCGACCGGTGGCTCGACCACTACCTGCGCGGCGAGGGTCCGACGCCGTCCACGGGCTTCACGTTCTCGAGGGTCAGCGGCATCGACGAGACCGCCGCGAGCGGCAACGCCTCCACCGCGTACGCCGTGGCCGGGGACCCGGGCACCGACGGCACCGGCCGGGTGGACGTCGCCCTGCCCACGAGGAGCGCGCAGATCGCCAGCCCGCCGCGCGGCACGCCGTCGGCGATCACCAGCCTCCCGCTCGCCGGCGGGCTCGGCGCGTTCACCGGCAGCTTCACGCTCGCGGTGCCCGGCCAGCACGCTGACGTCGAGTCCGCGCCGCTCGCCCGCTCGGTGACCGCGGTCGGCGCGCCGACCGTTCGCGTGCGCGTCGCCTCGCCGACGGGTGACGCGGTGCTCTACCTCGCGCTGTACGACGTGGACCCCTCGAAGGTCAACGGCCGGGCGGTCCTGCCGCAGGGCCTGGTCGCGCCCGTGCGCCTCACCGGCCTGCCGCGCTCGCTCGCCGACGCGCGGCCGGTGCAGGTGCGGCTGCCGGCCGTCGCGTACCGGTTCGCGGCGGGGCACCGCCTGCGGCTCACCATCGCCACCTCCGACCAGGCGCACCTCGGCCCGACCGACCCGCGCACCTACACGGTCGCGGTCGACGGGCCGGTCGCCCTGCCGACCGTGGACGCGCACGCGCTGCCGGCCGGAGGCCGGGGCTGGCGGATCGCCCTGCTCGTCCTCGTCGCTGCCCTCGCGCTGGCCGTCGCCCTCGCCGTGCTGCTCGCCCGGCGCCGGCAGCGGCTCGCGGCGCGCCCGGTCGACGAGGCCGCCAGCGACGTGCCGCTCGTGGTCCGCGGGCTGCGCAAGGAGTACGCCGACGGCTTCGTCGCGGCCGCGCGCGTCGACTTCGCGGTCCCCCGCGAGCGGGTGGTGGGGCTGCTCGGGCCCAACGGCGCCGGCAAGACGACCACGCTGCGCATGCTCATGGGGCTGACCCGGCCGACGCGCGGCGAGGTGCTGGTCTTCGGCCAGCGGCTGGTGCCGGGCGCGCCGGTCCTCGAGCGGGTGGGTGCGCTGGTCGAGGGCCCGGGCTTCCTGCCGCACCTGTCGGGACGGCGCAACCTCGAGCTCTACTGGCGCTCCACCGGCCGTCCCGCCGCGGAGGCCCGGATGGAGGAGGCGCTGGCCATCGCCGGCCTCGGCGCCGCGGTCGAGCGGCGGACGGGCAAGTACTCCCACGGCATGCGCCAGCGCCTCGCGATCGCGCAGGCCATGCTCGGGCTGCCCGAGCTGCTCGTCCTCGACGAGCCGACGGACGGGCTCGACCCGCCGCAGATCGCGGCCATGCGCCAGGTGCTGCGCGACTACGCGCGGGAGGGCCGCGCCGTCCTCGTGTCGAGCCACCTGCTGGCGGAGGTGGAGCAGATGTGCACCGACGTCGTCGTGATGAACCGCGGCGAGGTCGTGGCCTCCGGGACGGTCGAGGAGCTCGTCGGCGACTCGCCGACCGTCCTGCTCGACGTCGACGACGGCGCGCGGGCCGGGCAGGTGCTCGACGGGCTGGGGCTGGTCTGGAGCGACGAGGAGGACGAGCTGGTGGTCGAGACGGCGGGCCGCCCTGTGGCGCTGGTCGTGGCGGCGCTGGTCGAGGCCGGCGTCGGCGTGCGCCGCGTGCAGCCGCGCCGCCGGCTCGAGGACGCGTTCCTCGCGCTCGTCGGCGGCGACACCCGGGGGAGCGGGGACCGGTGA